The following proteins come from a genomic window of Megalobrama amblycephala isolate DHTTF-2021 linkage group LG1, ASM1881202v1, whole genome shotgun sequence:
- the LOC125248401 gene encoding L-rhamnose-binding lectin CSL3-like translates to MLPCSSSREFLSFPLVHTFNMLTLKLSGILLLLILCQHGIDALAICEGENGSISCRWGSIRVIRATYGRTDRTTCAHGKPTSQITNTNCRAPVTQTISSQCNKKKSCVVSASNSLYSDPCVGTYKYLDVTHICLP, encoded by the exons ATGCTCCCATGTTCCTCCTCAAGAGAATTCCTGAGTTTCCCTTTGGTTCACACCTTCAACATGCTGACGCTAAAGCTAAGCGGGATCCTTT TGCTGCTGATCCTGTGCCAACATG GCATAGATGCACTTGCGATCTGTGAAGGAGAAAATGGGAGCATCAGCTGTC GTTGGGGATCAATAAGGGTTATTAGAGCCACCTACGGACGGACCGATCGCACAACATGTGCTCATGGGAAACCAACTTCTCAGATCACAAATACGAACTGCAGAGCACCAGTCACCCAAACAATTTCCTCACA gtgcaataaaaaaaagagttgtGTTGTTTCTGCATCAAACTCACTTTACTCTGATCCTTGTGTTGGAACTTATAAATACCTGGACGTGACTCATATATGTTTGCCATGA